Below is a window of Salmo trutta chromosome 35, fSalTru1.1, whole genome shotgun sequence DNA.
GCCAGTCCAGACCTGCAGTGGATGGATCAGCCGCTCGTATCCTCCGTGGCCCCTTCTCACAGAGTCCATCCCTACAGTGCCAGCCCCCCAACCTACACTAGCGCCATGAGGAACAAGGGCCACAGCTCTGGGCGCAGAGCCAAAACGGAACAGGTAAATATCTTAACTGATCTTAGACCTGATCTAGAAGCATTGTATTCATTTACGATACTTTAGTTTTGAATATGGAGAATAATGCATGTTGGATTTAATGATCACATTGCATTCAAAGATGGTGGGGAATTCATTttcttctgttttttgttttttttcttctatagCTTTCGCCTGAGGAGGAAGCGAAGAAAAGATTCCGTAGAGAGAGGAACAAGCAGGCAGCAGCTAAATGCCGCAACAGGAGGAAGGAACTCACCGACACTCTGCAGGGTGAAACCGACGAGCTGGAGGATGAAAAGTCCGCTCTCCAAAACGACATCGCCAACCTGCTCAAAGAGAAGGAGAAGTTAGAGTTTATTCTGGCAGCTCACCAGCCCATCTGCAAGATCCCCTCTGACATGGACACTGTTTTCCCCTCCCACTCCTACGGAGTCTCCATCCAGCTGTCCCCACCTCAGCCTCAAAGCATGGTCTCCAGCTCCGTCTGCTCTGCTACTCCCCTTACCTCCATTCCGTCGACCACCAGCTCCAACctctccacctcaatcttctCCAGCAGCCCCCTCCTTTCCACCGCCTCCGTCTCCGACGTCAAGATGGCCGACCTGGACACAGCCTGCCTGGAGgagtccctgtctctcctctccaagACTGAGATGGAGACGGCCCGGTCGGTGCCCGAGGTCGATCTGACCAGCTCCATGTACACCCAGGACTGGGAGCCTCTCTACAGCACAGCCAATAATGACTTTGAGCCCCTGTGCACCCCTGTGGTCACCTGCACCCCAGCCTGCACCACATACACATCTTCCTTCGTCTTCAGCTATCCAGAGGCGGAGGCTTTGCCTACCTGTGGAGTAGCCCAACAGAGGGGGAGCAGCAGCAATGATCAATCCTCTGACTCCCTCAGCTCCCCTACACTCCTAGCCCTGTGAGCAGGAGAACCGTAGTCCCTCAGCTCCCCTACACTCCTAGCCCTGTGAGCAGGAGAACCGTAGTCCCTCAGCTCCCCTACACTCCTAGCCCTGTGAGCAGGAGAACCGTAGTCCCTCAGCTCCCCTACACTCCTAGCACTGTGAGCAGGAGAACCGTAGTCCCTCAGCTCCCCTACACGCCTAGCCCTGTGAGCAGGAGAACCGTAGTCCCTCAGCTCCCCTACACGCCTAGCCCTGTGAGCAGGAGAACCGTAGTCCCTCAGCTCCCCTACACGCCTAGCCCTGTGAGCAGGAGAACCGTAGTCCCTCAGCTCCCCTACACTCCTAGCCCTGTGAGCAGGAGAACCGTAGTCCCTCAGCTCCCCTACACGCCTAGCCCTGTGAGCAGGAGTgtatgtgtgtcccaaatgacaccctatgacCTATATATTCATTGCTTTTGATCAGGGTCTTATAAggtgtcccatagggctctggtctaaagtagtgcagtattCCCATAGGGCTCTTGTTTAAAGTAttgcatttgggatgcacattcTTCCACACAACACCATTTCCTCTAGAGCACATTTAGCACTTCCTCCATGTGCAGAATGATCGCAGAGATATGGACTTGGACTCGCACAACCAGGAagcaaaatatatttgtttacctTGTTTTGTATGGACTATAATAGGCTTTTACTTGCCTCTTTCAACTATGTAGCTGATTTTAAAGCAtgtttaactaattaaacaataGTTTGGGTTGACAAAATAGTTGTTGATTTTTATGGTGCTAGGTAACGAAGTTGTTGTGTTTCTGTGTTCAGAGCAATATAGTTATCTTGACCTGTTTGTTTTCTGGTTGATGGAATGTGAGCTTCTTGTATGTTTGTGATATTTAATTATAATCATGATGTGCTTGTCTAGCCATGTCTGGTTGGTCTATCCTAGTATGAAAGTTTTCtgtgaaaacgtttttttttgttgtgaaatttgaaattatttttataCTACAGTTTTAAAAAAGGAAACAAAGCAAACTGAACCTTTTGAAAAACgtaaaaaaaataaactgttGAAAGAATAAATATATTAAATTATTTATTCACGGCTCCCTTGTATttaaaaatacacacacagagacatcatCAATTTTGCACTGAAATGTATAACTGGTTACACTATAGTGTAAATGGTTTTCTATAGGGGGCAGTTACACAATCGTCTAACATTGGTCCATTAATAACGTAGTGGTCTACAGCTCTACGTGCGCTGTGTATTTATTGTTCCACAGCTCTGTTGCTAAGGTTGACTTCACGTCAGAGCGCTCTGACGTCAGTGCGTGCTTTaactgttctttttttttttctaacTTGGCAACGACGCTGCTGACGCTGTGACGTTCTTTTCCGTGCCCAAATATAGATTATTGCTGCCTCAACCAACCCGGCAGAAATTATTTGTggaacatactttttttttttttgttgagcaTGGAAGTTCAATCGCATTGGCAATCTAATTATTTTGGCACTTTACAATCTATTTGCTCCAGCAACTTTATGTCGCTAAAATGGTAAAGATAGACGTCTTTCCTCATGCGTTAGGCTACTAGggatagcctctctctctctgggcaggAGATGCACACAGCAAACCGCATTTGGAGGTAATTTATTAGGAATCTAGCAAAAATAATGTCGGACCATGTAGATGGTCTATTTTCTAATATTTCTTCA
It encodes the following:
- the LOC115175160 gene encoding proto-oncogene c-Fos, which translates into the protein MMYSAFNTDCDSSSRCSTASPACDNLAYYNSPAGSYSTIGSPQSQDFTDLTSVSSGSFIPTVTAISASPDLQWMDQPLVSSVAPSHRVHPYSASPPTYTSAMRNKGHSSGRRAKTEQLSPEEEAKKRFRRERNKQAAAKCRNRRKELTDTLQGETDELEDEKSALQNDIANLLKEKEKLEFILAAHQPICKIPSDMDTVFPSHSYGVSIQLSPPQPQSMVSSSVCSATPLTSIPSTTSSNLSTSIFSSSPLLSTASVSDVKMADLDTACLEESLSLLSKTEMETARSVPEVDLTSSMYTQDWEPLYSTANNDFEPLCTPVVTCTPACTTYTSSFVFSYPEAEALPTCGVAQQRGSSSNDQSSDSLSSPTLLAL